The Raphanus sativus cultivar WK10039 unplaced genomic scaffold, ASM80110v3 Scaffold4096, whole genome shotgun sequence nucleotide sequence tttttgtttcctttaccTTCTTGAACTCGGGTCCCAATTCAATCGATGGGTTCGAGGGGTTAGTTCTAGCACTGTTTCTGGTGACGAAGCCATCGACGAGGGTGTAGAGATCAGACTGTGGACGATTGAAAACTCTAATCATTACTCAAAATGTCTCTCTTACTCTGTTTTCGCTTTAGAATGTGGTGTTTACCTGGACGAGCAGCAAGTCTGAAGTTGCCTTCACTGGCAAGAAACGAGAGCGAGGTACATTAACACCAATGGCATTGTCAAAGAACTGTTTCGAGACAGAGAAGCAGACAACCAAAATAAGTTAGAAGAAGATTAAAGTTTGaactttatattgtaaattgtGTGACTAGGACATGCATATTACCCTTATTGCAGCACCAGCTGCAGTTTCAAGTTGAAGAACTTTCACTCCATCGACTTCCTGAATAAAATTATCAGTCTTTTCTCAGTTACACTCATggaaattgcaaaaaaaaaaaaaaggattacgTGAATCATATCTGTGTAAATCTTCATGCCAACAAAATTTACAAGGGCATGCACCTTTGGGTTAGGGATGATCTCCATTTTAAGTGCATCAGCTTCCACAAGCTTTTTAATGGCCTTCAAGTTAACCCATCTGTAAACTTACAGATTTAAAGTCTACAAACAACTTTATATATCTTCTAGAGTATCTAGAAACATGATCTACTTACAAGTTGTTTGTGTTGAATATCTTGAACTTCTCTATTGACTTGAACTCATTGACCTATACAAGGATCAAAACATGAGTGCAGTAGATTTTCTAAACAGGTCATACAAGTGAAAGTAAGCAGGAAGAAGGCACATAAAGAGTGTACAGTTTCCACTTAATAAGAACAATTTTATGGAGAGGGAGAAAGCGTTTTCAAGAGCCTTTACTAAATTATTCTATAAACTAAGCTCTTTCCCACTTTTCCCACGCCTCTAGTGAATATTCAAGAACAGATTCAAGCTGTAACAGGGAGGTAAACAAAAAGATGTGCAGACTTACATGTTCATCAGGAACCTGAGCAATCTCCAATAGCTGAGACAGACAAGAAGAAAACAATGTTATCCAATAGCACAATGAAATTGTAGCAGTAAGAAAATCGTCAGATGCAAAGAGGTTTGTGGAATATGATATATTATGAAACCGATAGACATACAGATCAATATAAGTTCTTTAGTTTGCAGTAAAAATTGCATCTACAGAATCCCAAGACAGTCAATAGCAGGTAAGAACCGATGAATCATGAATAAGAAAAGGTACATTCGAAACAAGATATGACAGTTAAGAGTTACCTGAACTTTTCCTTCATAAGAAATGAGAGTTCCTCCTTTAACATCAGCTAAGGTTTTGGGTGTAACCTCCATACAATATTCATTCTTGTTCTGGATCAAGTGCTTCAAGATTGCTGCAGCAATTATACCAAGTACGGGGCAAGCAGTACGTTCGTATGGGATTTCATGTAAAATTTTGACACTAACTATGTGTAAACAAGAACGAACAAACTACAAATAAGACATACTTAAGTCAACGATGGCACCCAAGTTGTCTGAATTGGCAACGAACACATACTCTTTACCCTGTGAGGcccagaaaacaaaaaaaaatcagtaaataTGAACatcttaaatgttttaaaaaaacattactcGACTGCATCAAAGAATGAACCTGTGATAAGAAAGCATCGAGCTTTCCACTGTTCATGAGGGATGGGAATACATCACCATGACCGGGAGGATACCTTCACAAAGATAATAGAATACAGAATAACctattagaaagaaaaaaaatcacaagttCTTGTTCTCTGCAGTCATGGACTAGTCTCAGATAGTACAAGGCATTATAATTTCAGTTATCAGTTATTATGATACTTCATCACGTAGGCAGATTAAACTGTTCTAACTTGCATAATAAGATTACTGTGTGGTTTGAACagtataacaaaataaaatcatacCAGCCATCCTTGTCTGTCTTTCCCTTGCTGGGCCATGGCACAAACTCATCTGCGACAACACGGGGATATTTGCTCTAGAAAATCCAAGTAAACTTCATTAGTAGCAGACCCGATGTCAGTTTTTTTTcatacagaaaacaaaaaaaaaatcatttgctAATTAGATATATGAATCCACACCACTAACCTGGTTGAAAGTGTGAATGTCAACATTTGAGTTGGTGTACTTTTCCACAATCTAAAATACGATGACAACAgtcagccaaaaaaaaaaaacttcataagTGAAAAAATGTGATCCATACTACAACAGAAGTACCTTTTGAGTGTCATCATGTGTATTAAATGAGTTCATGAGAACCAACGGGACCTTGCAGCCATACTTGTTGTTGAGATTCTGTGCGTAAGCAATACATTGGATACAGTAAGTAAACATCAAGGAGGTCCTAGAGCAGAGTGATTAAGAAAATGGCAAACCTCAATCTGGATA carries:
- the LOC130507153 gene encoding UTP--glucose-1-phosphate uridylyltransferase 2-like isoform X1; protein product: MAAATTENLPQLKSAVDGLTEMSENEKSGFINLVSRYLSGEAQHIEWSKIQTPTDETVVPYEKMAPVSQDVSETKNLLDKLVVLKLNGGLGTTMGCTGPKSVIEVRDGLTFLDLIVIQIENLNNKYGCKVPLVLMNSFNTHDDTQKIVEKYTNSNVDIHTFNQSKYPRVVADEFVPWPSKGKTDKDGWYPPGHGDVFPSLMNSGKLDAFLSQGKEYVFVANSDNLGAIVDLTILKHLIQNKNEYCMEVTPKTLADVKGGTLISYEGKVQLLEIAQVPDEHVNEFKSIEKFKIFNTNNLWVNLKAIKKLVEADALKMEIIPNPKEVDGVKVLQLETAAGAAIRFFDNAIGVNVPRSRFLPVKATSDLLLVQSDLYTLVDGFVTRNSARTNPSNPSIELGPEFKKVSNFLSRFKSIPSIVELDSLKVSGDVSFGSSVVLKGKATVTAKSGVKLEVPDGTVVENKDINGPEDL
- the LOC130507153 gene encoding UTP--glucose-1-phosphate uridylyltransferase 2-like isoform X2; the encoded protein is MAAATTENLPQLKSAVDGLTEMSENEKSGFINLVSRYLSGEAQHIEWSKIQTPTDETVVPYEKMAPVSQDVSETKNLLDKLVVLKLNGGLGTTMGCTGPKSVIEVRDGLTFLDLIVIQIEIVEKYTNSNVDIHTFNQSKYPRVVADEFVPWPSKGKTDKDGWYPPGHGDVFPSLMNSGKLDAFLSQGKEYVFVANSDNLGAIVDLTILKHLIQNKNEYCMEVTPKTLADVKGGTLISYEGKVQLLEIAQVPDEHVNEFKSIEKFKIFNTNNLWVNLKAIKKLVEADALKMEIIPNPKEVDGVKVLQLETAAGAAIRFFDNAIGVNVPRSRFLPVKATSDLLLVQSDLYTLVDGFVTRNSARTNPSNPSIELGPEFKKVSNFLSRFKSIPSIVELDSLKVSGDVSFGSSVVLKGKATVTAKSGVKLEVPDGTVVENKDINGPEDL
- the LOC130507153 gene encoding UTP--glucose-1-phosphate uridylyltransferase 2-like isoform X3; this translates as MAAATTENLPQLKSAVDGLTEMSENEKSGFINLVSRYLSGEAQHIEWSKIQTPTDETVVPYEKMAPVSQDVSETKNLLDKLVVLKLNGGLGTTMGCTGPKSVIEVRDGLTFLDLIVIQIENLNNKYGCKVPLVLMNSFNTHDDTQKIVEKYTNSNVDIHTFNQSKYPRVVADEFVPWPSKGKTDKDGWYPPGHGDVFPSLMNSGKLDAFLSQGKEYVFVANSDNLGAIVDLTILKHLIQNKNEYCMEVTPKTLADVKGGTLISYEGKVQLLEIAQVPDEHVNEFKSIEKFKIFNTNNLWVNLKAIKKLVEADALKMEIIPNPKEVDGVKVLQLETAAGAAIRFFDNAIGVNVPRSRFLPVKATSDLLLVQSFQSSTV